AAGACATTCAGTGCCTGAATTTCATCAATCCGGCTCTCCAAATCCGCTTCAACTTCGGCCAAACAAGCCGAAATTTGTCCGCTATCATCAATTACAAGAATTTTCATTCTAGGTTCAAGGTAAAACCCGAGCGTTATAGACTCATCGTAAAAAAAGGAAACCCAATATTACTCAATCTGATCAAATATTAAGACAGACTAGTGATTCGAGACATCAATAAAACCGTGCAATCCACGTTTTGACTCAACAGCCAACCAGTTGGCTAAGTATTGCAGCTCTACTGTTTTTTGCAATTCATCCAGACTTTTTTTATTTTTTAGCAACCGAAATGCGTTAGATAACACTTTGTAATTCTCCCCCACAATCCCTGCTCGCCTTAACCCGACGATATTTAGCCGATAGTGTTTGGCCGGCCTGCCGCCTATGAGCATAAACGGAATGACATCCATATTAATACCGGTAGTTCCCTGCACGATCGCATAGGAACCAATCCGGCAGAACTGATGAACAACCACTGCACCACCCATAAAGACATTATTGCCGACCTCCACATGGCCGCCAATCGCTACATTATTGGCAAAAATAGTATTGTCGCCCACGCTGCAGTCATGCGCAACGTGGCTATTGTTCATGAAGTAACAACCCGAACCTATTTTGGTCGCCCCAGAAGCCTTGGTAGCCCGATGCGCGGTAAAACCTTCCCTGAAGGCGTTATTGTTTCCGATTTCCAACCGGGATTCGGTTTGCGGATCAAAGCCCAAATCTTGCGGCAGTCCACCTAAAACCGCATGCGGATGCAAAACATTCCCTTCGCCCATTTTTACCCGGCCGTGCACAATTGCATGGGCGCCAATCCGGCAATTTGCGCCAACCACGGCTCCGTCCTCAATAACAGCAAATGGCCCTACCGCTACGTTGTCAGCCAATTGAGCATCGGCCCCCACATACGCTAAAGGATGAATAAGATTTGGCATGAACTATCCCCTGGGATGAAATTTTGTATGTAATTCTTTTAGGCGATGCTGCGCAATATGGGTATAAATTTGGGTGGTCGACAAATCAGAATGTCCCAATAACAGCTGCACCACCCTTAAATCAGCGCCGTGATTCAGCAGATGGGTGGCGAACGCATGCCTTAAGGTATGCGGAGAAAGATGCTTCTCAATGCCGGCTTGTTTAGCGTAACGTTTGATAACGTGCCAGAACGCCTGGCGGGTCATGCAACTGCCGCGAGTAGTGACAAACACGTAATCGCTTTGCCTGTTACCTAAAATATCCTGCCGGGCACCCGCCAAGTAATGCTCCATCCATGTCATAGCTTCTTCGCCGACCGGCACTAATCGTTCCTTTTCGCCTTTGCCGGTAATGCGTATACAGCCCTGCCGAAAATTGACCTGTTGAAAGGTGATTTCCACCAATTCCGAGACCCTAAGGCCAGCAGCATACAACAACTCCAACATGGTGCGATCCCTAAATCCTAAAGGATGTACCGTTTCCGGGCTTTGTAACAATCTCTCAACATCGGCCTCCGACAACGAATCCGGTAAAAGCCGGCCGACATGGGGAGCGTCGATTAATTGCGTCGGGTCTGTATCGATCTGATTCTCACGTACCCAATAACCGTAAAAGCGCCGTAAAGTGGATAACATTCGGGCAGAAGAGCGGCTGCTATTTCCTTGAGTTTGCCTATACAGCAAAAAACGCGAGATATCGCTTTCGCAGACATCCATAAGCCCTTGATTTTTAAGCCATCGATCGAACTGGGTCAAATCGCTGCCGTAGGCTGCCAAGGTGTTATCGCTCAGCCCAAACTCTAACCATAAGGCATTTAAAAAAATTTCAATACGTTTGGCCGAACCGCTCACTTGGCAGACTCGAACATACCGCGTTCATAGGCTAAGAGGCGGTGCTTCAGCGCCACCATTTCACCTTTGCTTTGCCCCATAAAACCACCAATTCCGTTTTTTGCCACCACTCGATGACAGGGAATAATACCGGCATAAGGATTATTTTTACAGGCCTGCGCCACGGCTCGAGGTCCGGACCCCATTTTAAACGCTAATGCCGAATAGCTTAGTACCTCTCCGAAAGGAATCTCCAATAACGCTTGCCAAATCTTTTGACTATACGGAGTACCTTGCGATAAAAGCCGCACTTCGAGCGAATTACCGCCGGGATTTAACAAATAGGCTTGTACTTGTTTAGTAAAAACCGACTGATCCGCCGAACTTTGAGCGATAGGCAATTGCCATGAAGCATCGACAATGACCTCGCCGACGCAGCTTAATACCAATTCAGCATTTAGCACGGCGATTCTTTGTTTTGTAAGCTCACCAACCACATCATTTTGCCAAACAATCTGCATCGGCATCGCCCCTCCAAATCACGGACAAAAAAAAGGCAGCTAACCGCCGCCTTTTCTTGACTGATTCGTCATTCGCACGAATCCGCTTTGGCCTTAAATCACGATAACTTTTCTTTGATCCGTGCCGCTTTACCGGTCAAATCACGCAAATAATACAATTTTGCACGGCGTACATCGCCTCGGCGTTTAACTTCGATGGCGCCCACAGAAGGGCTGTGTGTTTGGAATACGCGTTCCACGCCAACACCGTGAGAAATTTTTCTAACGGTAAACGCTGAGTTCAAACCACGGTTACGTTTGGCAATGACAATACCTTCAAAGGCCTGCAGCCTTTCCCGAGTGCCTTCAACTACTCGCACTTGTACGACAACAGTGTCGCCTGGTCCAAATGCCGGCACGTCTTTTTTCAGCTGAGCTGCTTCCAATTCTTCAATAATTTTACTCATTACCACACCCTAATTTATCAACTTCAGTTTTAAATTCACTCAGCAAAGCTTGTTGCTCTGCGGTTAATTGTATTTTTTCCAGCAAATCCGGCCGCCGTAACCAAGTCCGTCCCAAAGACTGCTTAATCCTCCAGCGTCTGATGGCCGCATGATTACCGCCCTTCAACACCTCCGGCACACCACCCAACTCGCTTCGCTCAGGCCGGGTATAGTGTGGACAGTCCAGCAATCCATCGTAGTGCGAGTCCTGCTTAGCGGAGTCTTCATCCCCCAACACGCCCGGAATCAAACGGGTTACCGCATCGACTATGATTAATGCCGCCAATTCGCCGCCACTAATCACATAATCTCCCAAAGACCATTCTTCATCGCACACCTGCTCGATGAAGCGTTCATCTATACCTTCGTATCGGCCAGCAATCAAAATCACCTGTTCGGATTCGCTGACTTCCTGCAACATTTGCTGAGAAATCAATTTGCCTTGAGGACTTAAACAAATCACCCGTCGCTGGTCAGTATGTACTTCCAATTTGGCGGCATTAACGGCATCCAACAAGGGCTGGTATTTCATTACCATCCCCGGACCTCCGCCGTAAGGCCGGTCATCTACCGTTTTATGTCTATCAGCCGTGAAATCGCGAGGATTCCAAACCCTAAGATCGACCAGGCCGTTATCAATCGCTTTACCGGTAACACCGTAACCAGCGGCATCCTTAACCATGTCCGGAAACAGACTAACGATGTCAAAACGCATGCGGTATTAAAAATCCGGATCCCAATCAACAATCACCAAACCGGCATCTAAATCAATGTTCAACACGGTGTGCTGTTGCAAAAATGGAATTAATCGTTCCGTCTCACCGTCCACTACCACCAACACATCGTTGGCACCGGTTTCCAGCAGATGGTCGATCACGCCAAGCGCCATACCTTCTTGCGTTTCGACTTTTAGTCCAACCAAATCCACCCAGTAGAATTCACCCGGCTTTGGTTTCGGCAACTGTTGCTTGCTGATAAAAATTTTCCAACCCATCAGCGCCAGCGCAGAATCGCGATCAGTGACTCCCTCCAACTCCGCAACAACGGTATTACCCTGCCGCTGCCCGCCGGTCACCTTGATTTCCCTGGTTTGATTATTTTTCTGCAATATCCATGGCGAATATCGCAAAATGTTCTCACGTGGATCGGTAAATGAAAATACTTTTACCAAGCCCTTTACACCAAAAACGCCGGAAACTTCTCCAGCGTTTAGAAAATCACTACTTGGCAAATTGCTTAAGCCGCAGCTTTGCCGGCGTCTTTGATCAATCTTGCAACGCGATCGGAAGGCTGAGCGCCATTGGACTGCCAGTATTGAATACGCTCGGCATCCAAAACCAATCTTTGCTCGCCACCGCGCGCCAAAGGATTGAAGAAACCCAAACGCTCGATATAACGACCATCGCGGCTGTTTCTGCTATCAGTAACTACGACGTGATAAAAGGGACGATTTTTGGCGCCACCTCTGGACAAACGAATGCTTACCATTTGAATACCTTGAACATTGAATCAAAATTTAATTGAACTATTTTACGCGATTTTCCACAGAAAGAAAGTAAAAAATTACATTCTCATGCCGCGCATATTGCTTTTCAAGCCGCGCACCATATTGGCAACGTTCCCTTTGCTGAATTTTTTCATCATTTTTTCCATCATTTTGTGCTGCTTCAATATGCGGTTGACATCGTGCAGATCTTGACCGCAACCGTTTGCAATACGCTGCTTACGGCTACCCTTAATCAGATCCGGAAACTTTCTTTCCTGCGGTGTCATCGAGTTGATTACTGCGATTTGCCTGGCCAAATCCTTGTCATTCACTTTATCTTTGACTTCTTTAGGCACATTCCCCATGCCCGGCAATTTATCCAACATGGCGCTTACCCCCCCCATGTTTTGCATTTGCAGCAACTGCTCCTTCAAATCGTTTAGATCAAAACTCCTACCTTTCTGAATTTTTTTGGCCAGCTGCTCGGCCTTTTTTTTGTCTACCTTATCTTCGATATCTTCGATCAGCGACAGCACGTCACCCATACCCAGGATACGCGACGCCAGACGATCGGGATAAAACGGCTCCAATGCGTCGGTCTTTTCGCCCACACCTATGAACTTGATCGGCTTGCCGGTAATATGCCGAATCGATAACGCTGCCCCGCCCCTGGCATCGCCATCGGCTTTCGTTAAAACCACGCCGGTAAGCGGCAAGGCATCATGAAAGGCTTTGGCCGTATTAGCCGCGTCCTGACCGGTCATACTGTCGACCACAAACAAAGTCTCGATCGGCTTGATCGCGGCATGCAGCACCTTAATTTCCGACATCATTTCCTCATCGACGTGCAGACGCCCCGCCGTATCGACGATTAATACGTCGATAAATTGACGTTTGGCGGCATCCACAGCGCGATTGACGATATCGACAGGATTTTCCGACGCGTCACTTTCAAAGAAACGCAACCCGACGTCATCCGCCAGGGTTTGCAACTGCTTAATCGCCGCTGGACGATAGACGTCGACACTAACCACGCCGACTTTCTTCTTTTTCTTTTCTTTTAAGTGCCGGCCTAGTTTTGCCACTGTGGTGGTTTTACCAGCACCTTGCAGCCCCGCCATCAATACAATGGCCGGCGGCTGAGTGCGCAAATTCAATTCTTCATTAGCCGACCCCATGACTTTTACAAGTTCGGCTTGCACTACCTTTATCATCGCCTGCCCGGGCGATAAGCTGGATTGGACTTCTTGTCCCAGGGCTCGTTCGGTAACCTGCTCAATAAAGTCAGTCACCACCGGCAGTGCCACATCCGCCTCCAGCAACGCCATGCGCACATCGCGCATCGCATCTTGAATATTTGCCTCGGTCAGACGGCCTTGGCCTTTAAGTTTTTTGAGAGTACCGCTCAGGCGGTCGGTTAAATTATCAAACATATCTGCGTCTTTGATTTTCTATGATTGAGGCTGACACGTACTAACACGAAACAGGTTAGAACAATCCGATCGCATAGTTTAACATAAGCCTTTCGCAACGCCTTTTTGATTATTTCCAACAACACAGCCATGAACAGCATTATTGTCGGCAGCCTTTCGGTTTTAAGTTATACCATCGCCTCGATACTGATTTTTAGGGAATTAATCACCCGTTGCGAACAACACCGCAATTCCATTCGCTTGGCATGGTCGGGGGCGATATTGCACGGAATTTATATCAGCCAAATTTTTCAGCGGTTTAACGGCTTTAATTTCAGCTTTTTTAATGCCGCCGCGCTGGTGGCGCTATTTATCGTCTTGCTATTGTTAATCGCGGCATTAGACAAACCAGTCGAAAAACTTGGCATTGCCATTTTTCCATTGGCGGGGGTACTACTCGGCTTAGACATGGTTTTTCCTGAAAAAAACCATCCCATCTCTACGCAAAACTGGGAAATGACTATTCACATCCTGTCATCGATCACCGCGTTTAGCCTACTGAATATCGCCGCGTTACAAGCCATACTTCTCGCCATACAGGATCAACAACTCAGAAGCCACAACCCTCAACGCCTGATAACCGCCTTGCCGCCCTTGCAGGCAATGGAAACACTGTTATTTCAAATGATAGGGGTAGGCTTGTTCTTTTTAACCGTTTCGTTGTTAAGCGGGTTTTTCTTCATAGAAGACTTATTTGCCCAGCATCTTGTACACAAAACAGTCCTTTCGATAATCGCCTGGATCATATTTTCAAGCTTATTACTGGGAAGAATGCGCTATGGCTGGCGAGGAAACACAGCGATACAATGGACACTGATCGGCTTTGTGCTGTTGTTGCTGGCCTATTTTGGCAGCAAACTGGTATTGGAATTTATTCTGAATCGGATCTAAAAATCAAACTCGGACATCGACTTTACCCGAGGCACTGATGTTAGCCGCACTTTCTATCAGCTTAAGTGCCGCTTCGCCCTGCATTTTCTCTTGGTCCTGGGCCTTTTTTACCAGGCTTACATCAAGATCCTGCCTTGCAGACGCTTTTTTCAAGAATGCCGCGATTAATGCCGACGCATTTCCACCGGATACCGAGCCAACCATAGACTATCTCCTGATTCAATAACACCCATAATCGATATCGACACATCCAAAGTAAGCTTTAATTTATTGCCCTCTATTGACTAACATTTGCTGCTTAATATCAATTGCCGCCTGATAATCCGGCTTTTCGGACAAAATGAAATCCAGCATCATTTCTGCCCCGTCATAGCTTTTACAATCGACATAGAGCATTGCCAATTTTATTTGCGCTAGTGTATCCGAAGGAAATTGACTCACGTAAACACTATAAGTGTCGATTGCATTGATCATATCGCCTTGCAATCTTTGTATCTCTGCATAAAAAGGCAGATAAACCGGGTTTAATTTGGAGAGACAATCCAAAGCCAAATGCACATTATGGATATCCTCGTGGTCAATGCCTATCCTGGCAATGCGTATCAGAGCATCTTCAAGCAATACCTCTCCCCCCTCTATAATTTTTTGATACGCATTTAACGCCGACGCAGCATCATCCAGCAATTCGGCTAAATACCCCTGAATCAGAAACCGATAGGGTTCCGCAGCCTGTTGCTGCTCATGCTTGTCCAGACTGAGCAGCAAATCCTGCAATTCTTCTAATTTTTTATGTTTGAATAACAGACCCGCCCGCTGCCTGACGATAGTTAAATTGCTCCTGGATTTTATTCTTGACAAGTGCCGAGTATCTTTTCTATCAAGAACTTCCTGAAATTCACGCTCAAATTCATCCAATAATGCCTCGTTAGCGGCGGAAACTTCGACATCGGGATGCTTGAGTCTCCACGCTTTGGCCCGTCCAAAGCTTTTGTCTTTCCGCCATTGCTCAAACAATAGGTCAAAATCGGGAGTCGATTCACTTTCCTGTTGCCTGGCGACCACCCTTTGTATAGCGTCTTCGATTAACCGAGATAGCTTTTTAGTCCCTTCAGAATAAGCGTCGTAGTATATATTGCCGAGTCTTTTAGCCTCTTCAAAAGTCCAGTCTTCATCATTAAAAGGCCTGACTAGCTGTATAAATTGCCTGATACCGAATCGCTTCACCAACTTTGCAAAATGGCGATGTTGGCGTTTGAATTTTTTTTCTATTTGGTCGAGCTTTCGTTTATCTTTATAGTTTTCAAGTAAGCCCTCAGCGTTGTACATGCTGTCGTTGATACTTCGGGCCCGTTCTGCCAATCGTCTGATAGCATCAACCTGAAACTCTGCTCGCTTTAATTCCGACAATACATCAGCTAAATAATCCTCTTTAATTACGTGATCACTTACCTTGGAATCAACTATTGCCTTTGCATTAATAGCAGAACTTTCAAGCCCTATTTCCGCAAGAGGAATATACTCAACCCCTTCGATCTTGGCCGCACCAAAAGAGCCGTTAATTACCCGCCCGCCTGAATGAACAATTCTCTTCGCCTGCAAACTCAACGTTTTGATGGCCTGGGCATAATCGTTACCTGTAGGCGCCAAAAAACCGCCATTTGTTTCCACTTGTAACGAGGTGAGATTTAACTTGGGCCCGACCAACTGTTCATTACTGCCTTTGGCATGAGTAAATCCGTCTCTGGTGAAGCACAAATCGACTCCCGCCAGAATGATTCGTTTGAAACCCAAGTCATAGGCCACGTTCAGTGCCGCGTTAGTTACAGTAGGGCCCGCGCCACCCAAATTCGCCACATTTAAATGCGACTCCCAAGGCACGCGCTGCCCCAAATAGAGCATCAAACCCTGCCATTGGTTGATTAGCTTTGAGGAGGCATGATAAGAACAAATAAAAACCGTTCGGCTACCAAAACGGAACATCTCTTTGCTGATATCGAAACTAATTTCTTGCGGATCTACAGAAAAAACAAAATCCGGTTCAATATCAGCCGCCAATAGCTGCCGAGATATTCTGGACACGGCAAAAACAACAAATTTATCTCGGTGCAATCTCACCCAAGGCAACGCTTCATCCAGAGAAGGGCCTCCGGCCAAAATTACTACCGTTTGACCGCCAAAAGCATGTTGAAGTAACTTAGCCGGCAACCGATTGTCGGCAATGTTTTTAATCTGCCTATCAATAAATGCTTCCTGGCCAATAGCCGTATTGTTTTCCCAATTCAATTGCGCCAAAACTTCAACAATATTCCAACTTAGCTCCGCGTATTCATTGATAAAATCATCTTGGGCACAAAAAGCATTAAACGACCGCACCGCATTGATATAAAAATAATCGGCTATTTTAAAACTACGAATAGCGAAAGCCCAATCATGCAAACTAACGCATAATATCCGCTCATGCTGCTCGGCAGGCACAATCAAACCATACTCTTTCAATGCCGTTAATACTGACTCCGGCTCGATAAATATATACCGAGAACCTTTTGGAATCGCCTTATTCTGCAAATATTTCAGCAATAGCCCAGAGTCTGTTCCGACAATTACATATAAGGTATTTTCATTAAACAACGTCTCGCCAAATTTGGTATCAAACAACGTAATTGAATTGACTTTGTCAAAATTATGACGATTCAGGTTAAATAAAAATTTGTCGCCAAATGAATTAACTGTTACCGGCCCAAGAATATGCGAGTTGACCAAATCGTTATTATCGTTCATGACCCTAATTTCAATGCATAGTTATTGCAATAATCGCAAAACACCCTGCGTGGACTGATTCGCCTGCGCCAACATCGCAGTACCTGCTTGTTGAAGAATCTGCGCCCTACTTAGCGCAGCCGTTTCCGTTGCAAAATCGGCATCCATAATCCTAGACCGAGCGGCACTTTGATTTTCAATTGATGACTGTAAATTGGAAATTGTCGTGGTAAAACGATTTTGGATGGCACCCAGAGTAGCACGAAAATTATCGATCTTGGTTATGGCAATATCAATATTGTTGATTGCGGACATAACATTAGAAAATGTCGCATTACTTCCTATAGACGCCAAGCTTCCAAACAACTGATTTACACCGGACATCAGCTCCAAATTAGAAATAGTGATACTGATTTGATTGTTGGTA
This sequence is a window from Methylomonas methanica MC09. Protein-coding genes within it:
- the lpxA gene encoding acyl-ACP--UDP-N-acetylglucosamine O-acyltransferase produces the protein MPNLIHPLAYVGADAQLADNVAVGPFAVIEDGAVVGANCRIGAHAIVHGRVKMGEGNVLHPHAVLGGLPQDLGFDPQTESRLEIGNNNAFREGFTAHRATKASGATKIGSGCYFMNNSHVAHDCSVGDNTIFANNVAIGGHVEVGNNVFMGGAVVVHQFCRIGSYAIVQGTTGINMDVIPFMLIGGRPAKHYRLNIVGLRRAGIVGENYKVLSNAFRLLKNKKSLDELQKTVELQYLANWLAVESKRGLHGFIDVSNH
- the rimM gene encoding ribosome maturation factor RimM (Essential for efficient processing of 16S rRNA); protein product: MPSSDFLNAGEVSGVFGVKGLVKVFSFTDPRENILRYSPWILQKNNQTREIKVTGGQRQGNTVVAELEGVTDRDSALALMGWKIFISKQQLPKPKPGEFYWVDLVGLKVETQEGMALGVIDHLLETGANDVLVVVDGETERLIPFLQQHTVLNIDLDAGLVIVDWDPDF
- the ffh gene encoding signal recognition particle protein, with product MFDNLTDRLSGTLKKLKGQGRLTEANIQDAMRDVRMALLEADVALPVVTDFIEQVTERALGQEVQSSLSPGQAMIKVVQAELVKVMGSANEELNLRTQPPAIVLMAGLQGAGKTTTVAKLGRHLKEKKKKKVGVVSVDVYRPAAIKQLQTLADDVGLRFFESDASENPVDIVNRAVDAAKRQFIDVLIVDTAGRLHVDEEMMSEIKVLHAAIKPIETLFVVDSMTGQDAANTAKAFHDALPLTGVVLTKADGDARGGAALSIRHITGKPIKFIGVGEKTDALEPFYPDRLASRILGMGDVLSLIEDIEDKVDKKKAEQLAKKIQKGRSFDLNDLKEQLLQMQNMGGVSAMLDKLPGMGNVPKEVKDKVNDKDLARQIAVINSMTPQERKFPDLIKGSRKQRIANGCGQDLHDVNRILKQHKMMEKMMKKFSKGNVANMVRGLKSNMRGMRM
- the xerD gene encoding site-specific tyrosine recombinase XerD, with the protein product MSGSAKRIEIFLNALWLEFGLSDNTLAAYGSDLTQFDRWLKNQGLMDVCESDISRFLLYRQTQGNSSRSSARMLSTLRRFYGYWVRENQIDTDPTQLIDAPHVGRLLPDSLSEADVERLLQSPETVHPLGFRDRTMLELLYAAGLRVSELVEITFQQVNFRQGCIRITGKGEKERLVPVGEEAMTWMEHYLAGARQDILGNRQSDYVFVTTRGSCMTRQAFWHVIKRYAKQAGIEKHLSPHTLRHAFATHLLNHGADLRVVQLLLGHSDLSTTQIYTHIAQHRLKELHTKFHPRG
- the trmD gene encoding tRNA (guanosine(37)-N1)-methyltransferase TrmD, translating into MRFDIVSLFPDMVKDAAGYGVTGKAIDNGLVDLRVWNPRDFTADRHKTVDDRPYGGGPGMVMKYQPLLDAVNAAKLEVHTDQRRVICLSPQGKLISQQMLQEVSESEQVILIAGRYEGIDERFIEQVCDEEWSLGDYVISGGELAALIIVDAVTRLIPGVLGDEDSAKQDSHYDGLLDCPHYTRPERSELGGVPEVLKGGNHAAIRRWRIKQSLGRTWLRRPDLLEKIQLTAEQQALLSEFKTEVDKLGCGNE
- the rpsP gene encoding 30S ribosomal protein S16, encoding MVSIRLSRGGAKNRPFYHVVVTDSRNSRDGRYIERLGFFNPLARGGEQRLVLDAERIQYWQSNGAQPSDRVARLIKDAGKAAA
- the rplS gene encoding 50S ribosomal protein L19, with translation MSKIIEELEAAQLKKDVPAFGPGDTVVVQVRVVEGTRERLQAFEGIVIAKRNRGLNSAFTVRKISHGVGVERVFQTHSPSVGAIEVKRRGDVRRAKLYYLRDLTGKAARIKEKLS
- a CDS encoding methylated-DNA--[protein]-cysteine S-methyltransferase, with product MPMQIVWQNDVVGELTKQRIAVLNAELVLSCVGEVIVDASWQLPIAQSSADQSVFTKQVQAYLLNPGGNSLEVRLLSQGTPYSQKIWQALLEIPFGEVLSYSALAFKMGSGPRAVAQACKNNPYAGIIPCHRVVAKNGIGGFMGQSKGEMVALKHRLLAYERGMFESAK
- a CDS encoding cytochrome C assembly family protein, which translates into the protein MNSIIVGSLSVLSYTIASILIFRELITRCEQHRNSIRLAWSGAILHGIYISQIFQRFNGFNFSFFNAAALVALFIVLLLLIAALDKPVEKLGIAIFPLAGVLLGLDMVFPEKNHPISTQNWEMTIHILSSITAFSLLNIAALQAILLAIQDQQLRSHNPQRLITALPPLQAMETLLFQMIGVGLFFLTVSLLSGFFFIEDLFAQHLVHKTVLSIIAWIIFSSLLLGRMRYGWRGNTAIQWTLIGFVLLLLAYFGSKLVLEFILNRI
- a CDS encoding 6-hydroxymethylpterin diphosphokinase MptE-like protein produces the protein MNDNNDLVNSHILGPVTVNSFGDKFLFNLNRHNFDKVNSITLFDTKFGETLFNENTLYVIVGTDSGLLLKYLQNKAIPKGSRYIFIEPESVLTALKEYGLIVPAEQHERILCVSLHDWAFAIRSFKIADYFYINAVRSFNAFCAQDDFINEYAELSWNIVEVLAQLNWENNTAIGQEAFIDRQIKNIADNRLPAKLLQHAFGGQTVVILAGGPSLDEALPWVRLHRDKFVVFAVSRISRQLLAADIEPDFVFSVDPQEISFDISKEMFRFGSRTVFICSYHASSKLINQWQGLMLYLGQRVPWESHLNVANLGGAGPTVTNAALNVAYDLGFKRIILAGVDLCFTRDGFTHAKGSNEQLVGPKLNLTSLQVETNGGFLAPTGNDYAQAIKTLSLQAKRIVHSGGRVINGSFGAAKIEGVEYIPLAEIGLESSAINAKAIVDSKVSDHVIKEDYLADVLSELKRAEFQVDAIRRLAERARSINDSMYNAEGLLENYKDKRKLDQIEKKFKRQHRHFAKLVKRFGIRQFIQLVRPFNDEDWTFEEAKRLGNIYYDAYSEGTKKLSRLIEDAIQRVVARQQESESTPDFDLLFEQWRKDKSFGRAKAWRLKHPDVEVSAANEALLDEFEREFQEVLDRKDTRHLSRIKSRSNLTIVRQRAGLLFKHKKLEELQDLLLSLDKHEQQQAAEPYRFLIQGYLAELLDDAASALNAYQKIIEGGEVLLEDALIRIARIGIDHEDIHNVHLALDCLSKLNPVYLPFYAEIQRLQGDMINAIDTYSVYVSQFPSDTLAQIKLAMLYVDCKSYDGAEMMLDFILSEKPDYQAAIDIKQQMLVNRGQ